The following coding sequences are from one Desulfosporosinus orientis DSM 765 window:
- a CDS encoding RNA polymerase sigma factor — protein MLDAEFSALYKKYKNPIFAYIFYLAGDRPAAEEICQDVFLKVYLNIAKFENRSSFKTWIYKIARNAYLDYAQAQKRKVTIDNIEFFVKELEDRGMSPEEHAINMATKELIENTLNKLSQKYRMLLILRDIQNLSYKEISDIAEMELNSVKVGIFRARREFQKIYEEMEEL, from the coding sequence ATGTTGGATGCTGAATTTTCTGCTTTATATAAGAAATACAAAAACCCCATATTCGCTTATATATTTTATCTTGCCGGAGATAGGCCGGCAGCTGAGGAAATATGCCAGGATGTTTTCTTGAAGGTATACCTAAATATTGCGAAATTTGAGAACAGGTCTAGTTTTAAGACTTGGATTTACAAAATAGCCAGGAATGCATATCTTGACTACGCCCAAGCGCAAAAGAGGAAAGTGACAATTGATAATATAGAATTTTTTGTTAAGGAATTAGAAGATAGGGGTATGAGTCCGGAAGAACATGCAATTAATATGGCAACCAAAGAGCTTATTGAAAACACCTTAAATAAGCTCAGTCAAAAATATCGGATGCTTTTAATCCTTCGGGACATTCAGAATCTATCCTATAAAGAAATAAGCGATATTGCAGAGATGGAGTTAAACTCTGTTAAAGTCGGTATTTTTAGAGCGAGAAGAGAGTTTCAGAAAATTTATGAAGAAATGGAGG
- a CDS encoding formate--tetrahydrofolate ligase: MKSDIEIAQAAVMKPIQDIANNLDLHEDEVELYGKYKAKVNLSVWNRLKDKPNGKLILVTAINPTPAGEGKTTTTVGLGQALSKMGKKAMIAVREPSLGPCFGVKGGAAGGGYAQVVPMEDINLHFTGDFHAITSAHSLLAAMLDNSIQQGNPLNIDPRQVVFRRVVDMNDRALRKIVMGLGGKMEGVPRESGYDITVASEVMAILCLASDLMDLKERFGKIVVAYTYEGKPVTAHDLEADGAMALLMKDAIKPNLVQTLENTPVFIHGGPFANIAHGCNSIMATKLGLKLADYLVTEAGFGADLGAEKFFDLKCRFGGLKPEAVVIVATVRALKMNGGVPKDQLDGENLEALGRGVVNLEKHIENMAKFGVPAVVAINRFPSDTEAELNLVRERCQGLGAEVALSEVFMKGGEGGIELAETVLSVLENKESNFKVLYELELSIQEKIEKIAKDIYGADGVIFDKAAQASIKKYEEIGYGNLPICMAKTQYSLTDDATRLGRPTDFTITVRELRLSAGAGFLVAVTGAIMTMPGLPKRPAATRMDIDADGVITGLF, translated from the coding sequence TTGAAAAGTGATATTGAAATTGCACAAGCAGCTGTTATGAAACCCATCCAGGATATTGCCAATAACCTTGATCTCCATGAGGATGAAGTTGAACTTTATGGCAAATATAAAGCCAAGGTTAATCTGAGTGTCTGGAACCGCTTAAAAGATAAGCCCAACGGCAAGCTCATCTTAGTCACGGCTATTAATCCAACCCCTGCCGGAGAAGGCAAAACAACAACAACCGTGGGCTTAGGCCAGGCTCTCTCAAAAATGGGCAAGAAGGCGATGATTGCTGTCCGTGAACCTTCCCTGGGTCCTTGTTTTGGAGTTAAAGGCGGGGCTGCCGGAGGCGGGTATGCTCAAGTTGTCCCTATGGAAGATATTAATCTCCATTTCACCGGAGATTTTCATGCTATCACCTCTGCCCATAGTCTTTTGGCAGCGATGTTAGACAATAGTATTCAACAAGGAAACCCCCTGAATATCGACCCTCGTCAAGTGGTATTCCGCCGTGTCGTGGACATGAACGACCGTGCGCTCCGCAAAATCGTCATGGGTTTAGGCGGCAAAATGGAAGGAGTACCCCGGGAAAGCGGTTATGATATTACTGTAGCCTCGGAAGTCATGGCTATCCTTTGCTTGGCAAGTGATTTAATGGATCTCAAAGAACGCTTTGGTAAAATTGTTGTGGCCTATACTTACGAAGGAAAACCTGTAACTGCCCACGATTTAGAAGCTGATGGGGCAATGGCTCTGCTCATGAAAGACGCCATTAAACCGAATCTTGTTCAAACTCTGGAAAATACCCCTGTATTTATCCATGGCGGACCCTTTGCCAATATTGCTCATGGCTGTAACAGTATTATGGCTACAAAACTGGGGCTGAAACTGGCGGATTATCTCGTCACTGAGGCAGGCTTTGGTGCTGACCTGGGAGCAGAAAAATTCTTTGACCTGAAATGCCGCTTTGGTGGCTTAAAGCCGGAAGCTGTCGTGATTGTGGCTACAGTTCGTGCTTTAAAAATGAACGGTGGAGTGCCTAAAGACCAGTTAGATGGAGAGAACCTGGAAGCATTAGGCCGGGGTGTAGTCAATCTTGAAAAGCATATTGAAAATATGGCCAAATTCGGGGTTCCGGCAGTTGTCGCCATCAACCGGTTCCCATCAGATACAGAAGCTGAACTGAATTTAGTGCGGGAGAGATGTCAGGGGTTAGGCGCAGAAGTTGCCCTTTCCGAAGTGTTTATGAAAGGCGGAGAAGGCGGCATAGAGCTTGCAGAAACAGTGCTTTCTGTTCTGGAAAACAAAGAATCCAACTTCAAAGTTCTCTATGAATTAGAGTTATCCATTCAAGAAAAAATCGAAAAAATAGCTAAAGATATCTATGGCGCAGATGGAGTAATCTTCGATAAAGCCGCACAAGCTTCCATTAAGAAATACGAAGAGATAGGGTATGGCAATTTGCCCATCTGCATGGCCAAGACCCAGTACTCTCTTACCGACGACGCCACTCGCTTAGGACGGCCCACGGATTTCACGATTACAGTACGGGAACTTCGGCTTTCTGCCGGCGCCGGCTTCCTCGTTGCAGTCACAGGGGCAATCATGACTATGCCCGGCTTGCCAAAACGTCCGGCAGCGACAAGAATGGACATTGATGCCGACGGCGTCATTACGGGATTGTTCTAA